TATGCAGGCTTTAATTTTGATACCGAGGATGGAGACAAGGTATTACCAGGTTTCCTTGATTCAATAATTGGAATTCATCGAGGTGAATCAAAGTCTTTTCNNNNNNNNNNNNNNNNNNNNNNNNNNNNNNNNNNNNNNNNNNNNNNNNNNNNNNNNNNNNNNNNNNNNNNNNNNNNNNNNNNNNNNNNNNNNNNNNNNNNNNNNNNNNNNNNNNNNNNNNNNNNNNNNNNNNNNNNNNNNNNNNNNNNNNNNNNNNNNNNNNNNNNNNNNNNNNNNNNNNNNNNNNNNNNNNNNNNNNNNNNNNNNNNNNNNNNNNNNNNNNNNNNNNNNNNNNNNNNNNNNNNNNNNNNNNNNNNNNNNNNNNNNNNNNNNNNNNNNNNNNNNNNNNNNNNNNNNNNNNNNNNNNNNNNNNNNNNNNNNNNNNNNNNNNNNNNNNNNNNNNNNNNNNNNNNNNNNNNNNNNNNNNNNNNNNNNNNNNNNNNNNNNNNNNNNNNNNNNNNNNNNNNNNNNNNNNNNNNNNNNNNNNNNNNNNNNNNNNNNNNNNNNNNNNNNNNNNNNNNNNNNNNNNNNNNNNNNNNNNNNNNNNNNNNNNNNNNNNNNNNNNNNNNNNNNNNNNNNNNNNNNNNNNNNNNNNNNNNNNNNNNNNNNNNNNNNNNNNNNNNNNNNNNNNNNNNNNNNNNNNNNNNNNNNNNNNNNNNNNNNNNNNNNNNNNNNNNNNNNNNNNNNNNNNNNNNNNNNNNNNNNNNNNNNNNNNNNNNNNNNNNNNNNNNNNNNNNNNNNNNNNNNNNNNNNNNNNNNNNNNNNNNNNNNNNNNNNNNNNNNNNNNNNNNNNNNNNNNNNNNNNNNNNNNNNNNNNNNNNNNNNNNNNNNNNNNNNNNNNNNNNNNNNNNNNNNNNNNNNNNNNNNNNNNNNNNNNNNNNNNNNNNNNNNNNNNNNNNNNNNNNNNNNNNNNNNNNNNNNNNNNNNNNNNNNNNNNNNNNNNNNNNNNNNNNNNNNNNNNATTATGATAGGTAATAGGAAGTCCGTCATAATACACTGGAtctattatgatggacttttctgtCCGTCATAAAATGCACAGACTTATTATAACACCCAGAACTATAACGCCAGGTTATCCGTCATAATAAGTCAATTTTACCCGtcataaaaagctatttttctactagtgtcTCTTGTGAACTTATATAGATGaaacaatttcttcaaaatCAACTTTTGTAGGGTCCAAACCATAAAAATGTACTGTAATAATCAtctccttaaaatatattttttttctctcagtTTAATATTCAGTACATTAAATCGAGTAAAAGGTTgaccattttaaatatttttataatatttaagtatttCATTTAAccaaatgtatttattaaaattttcttttaaaatcattataattaCTCATTACAAATTATGTGTGTAGGTTTCATTGGaaactaatttctttttgtcttgAATTACTTTTACTATATTTAGATTGGAATTGAATTATGGAGGTTTTTTTATACTAAATGAGGTTACAATGATATGTCAAATACATGTAAGTATTATAATAAATGGAGAATCCATATTTATGGTTATCACGAGTCATTTAATGAGTTAACTTAATTCAACTCATTTATTAGTAAATAGAAAAAACCTAATCCATCATAGATTGGTGGGTTAAACGTATTTacttaattagaattttttttttcaatttaaaaaaataacaaaatatttctaattcaagtctaaataaagcaaaaataagtcttaaattagatttatgatCAATCAAAGATAAGATTTCATTCACACAAACATATCACAAAATCTccttaacaaaattttcaatgGCTCTATAgcaattcaaatttgtttttatataaaagttgagTTACTAAGTATAGATTTGTAGTTTTTTCATATTGTCTAattatttcatacaaaaataattttatgcgAGTTTCCGtcttaatattttgtaaaatgatcaatccaacaaaaaatatttgataaaactACAGTCCACAGGTGAACCACACTTAAAATTGATCTGTATCAAAATTTAGGGAAGTTCAATAAAGTACACAAAAGGAAGATTCAGTACAATTCCCCTAGACTTCCGggtataaaaaaaaactgtaatGTTGTCTTCTTTTATAGTTTTGTAATGTTCTACAATATGTTATATCTTAATCTTCCATCTATTttcagaaattattttctttatgttttttttatttgcataatttttgttcgtatttcaatattatatctTATTCTTCCATCTTATTAGATCATGAAattttgttctgaaaatgttttcCATAATTTTGTGGACATCTTTTGTACTGGTCTTGAAAAACAACTAAAGAACAAGTTATGCAAAACATCTGGACATTTTTAATGGTGCAAAATCCTAAACATATGTTTATCTTATTCTTctacaactttattttttattttatttgtatttgctttattttttcttttacttttatactaatttttatgaTACAGTTATGTTTTGAGAATATTTTGCAAGGGAACAATGTTGTCTTCAAAGATGATATCAAATCCAGAgacttgaaaattaaattttttgtgaatgaatagagatattatattttgtgtttgtgtttgttttttttttttaagtcccAATGGTGGgcattgtttcttttttggagatatgaatttaaataaaatgtcaaaACAATATTTACATTCCACAATGTCGTTtagttgaaaataataaatcatatttattttctttggttcgttgaatttgttttaatttttttttcataatatatgtGCCCTGGTACTTTTGATTATAGAAGAATACTTtgtcttattatttaataagaaaaNAAAGNtgaattgttttgttttatctttaatatttNGTGGACAAANAGTTATTTAAGTTCATGAATACTTTGACCANAAGATTGAAGNTAAATAATTGACattaaaacttttgaaagatattaagtagtgatttttatttatctacttAAATTAAGTAAGtgtatttataatgttttaaaaaacattgattaaacaaataatCTTTGTCACTAATAAGGTTACAAGTgaataatttgaaaacaaaaagattatttttactATCATTATAAGtagaaatatcataaaaaaaaatatatgtatcataaatacaaatttgatttccTTGATTCAgagttttcttttaagtttaaaaaaagacAGCTCCCtatatatttactatttatgtATGGTTTATATGACAACGAATAAATAACTCTcaaagtcaattttttttatgattgaacTTTTTTCAAGGTTCAgtttaaatattcatattaaatttgtaaaatttatttgttttcatgtactaaaatataatattttattaattattctcaaaatatataatattattaatcgttattttatttgtatacgaattatttattttgattaattcaattataaaattttattaaaaattacttaaataacTTAAACAGTGAAAAATcgtaattatttgaaaaaatttaaatttatatattaatttttttcacggTACAAacacttttaatattatattcaagTGTTTctgtaattaatatattaatggaTTTTGGTTTTTGTCATACCTGATCATGCTATGCTAGGTCACTAGAGATCGAAAATAAGGGAGAAAAATTGCACTTTCAGTTTGAGAATGtctaaaaataagattaaaatcaatttaaaattattaaaaatgttatatttatttgaaattacaTTAACTAAtggaaataaaatgtaaaatacctGAATGAGAaagcttttataaaaattatattaaaagttgtAGTAATGCAAACTCTAACATAAAAAGGCGACAAGGTATAGTGCAAAAATAGTTATATGTGTTTGTATTATGTAATGTGTGCCTACGAATTCAGACTTCTATATATGTCTTATACTTTTACGTTTCACAAGTGAAAGACAATATCTAATTAACTGAAATGTATAAGTATAAATGAAATACTGAAGTTGTgtatatgaatattaataatcGACAAAATAAAGCAGTTAAAAAGAGGAAATATAGCAGTATTGCACAACTATATCATGGAGGTCTCTCTAAATTCAAATGCCTTAACTACTTGCTCCAACTAATAAAACTGGAaaaccacaaaaataaaatcaacattaTAAAACGCACAtccagaaaataataaatacagaAAATAAGGGGCTTCCGACTATGTCTggctcttcctcttccttttatGCAGGTTCTTATGGTTCATGAATCACAATGTCTTTGATGTGTGATATTTTGGGCCAAAACTCTCCAACATTGggttcatattttttatataagttagcACAATCTTCAATCTTCAAAGTTTCAAGTGCAGTGAGGTGATGAATGTTATCTGAGAGAGATGCCAAATTTGGGCAACCTACTAGATAAAGTGATTTCAGATTAGTCAGAGTTGGTAACCAATCTGGAAGTGTTTCAATATTGTCACAATTTGAAACAACCAAACACCCTAAGGAGTTGGCAGCTTCCTGAACCCATTTAGGCAAGCCCACCAGCTGTGGTAAACTGATAAACAATACAAGTTTTAACTTCAGCTTNGGGCTTTCTTCTTCANNATCNCCCTTNCACAGTNCCAANTCCAAATTANNGCAGTTCTCAACANCCAATNNTTCTAATTNNGGAAAATTTTGACCATCTAGNGACANTGACTTTAGACTCNNACAGTTNNGAACGTNCAATGTTTTAAGAGAAGGGAATTTCACCCCTCCAAAGANGGACTCNACATTATGGCATGATNNAANANNCAAGNATTCAAGCGACNCCAATTNGGNGATCTCATTCACAGGCAAAATAGTTTGCTTTGTGCTAAACTTCAAATAACGGATActgattaattttcttaatccTTTGGGCAANACTTCCANCTCTNNGCATNCGCTANNNAACAACACTTGCAAACTTTGGAGCTTGCAAATAGAATCGGGGAGTCTCTTAATCTTGAGATTATGGCTAATGTCCAAATATCTCAAATGTTTCATCTTAGCAATGNCACNGGGCAAAGTCTCGAATGNCGAACCANNTAANTCCAAAACTCGCAAGCATTTGAACTTTGACAGGCACGTATTTAGTATAGTTTCACCGTTGGCACCTCCTGCACCATTTGGAAAACGTACGGTTCTCACAGCTGCTGATTTTTTNATNACTAAATTGTCAAACAAACTGCTTTCAGCAAAAGANAGATGCCGAACATTTTCTNGAATNTTTTGAATGTTGGAACTTACATATANACACTCATCCTTTGCAACAAAAAGAGCTAGATCATGCACCAAATCATGTATTCTAAAATTGTAAGAAGtgccaaagttttgaaaatccTGGAGAAAGGATCTTGACAGGAGTTCATGCAAATACTGATTGGCCACATCTTCAAGTGTCCTATTCGTTTTTGGTAGTGCAATGAGTCCAAGTGACCCCCAAATCGCAACTATTTCATTACTATCGAATAAATAATCCTTTGGGTAAAGggaaaacaatgcaaaacattgCCTCAGATAGGACGGCATGAGATCATAACTCAATTTAAGGGCAGGTAAAATGTCATCTTTTTTCTGAGGCAAATTCCAGATTTCA
The sequence above is drawn from the Vigna radiata var. radiata cultivar VC1973A chromosome 3, Vradiata_ver6, whole genome shotgun sequence genome and encodes:
- the LOC106757779 gene encoding putative disease resistance protein RGA3 translates to MAESFLFSIAESLIAKIASHAFQEASRVVGLYDDLRDLTKTLSSVKAVLLDAQQKQDHNHQLREWLTQLKIVFSEAEDVLDEFECQTLRNKVVKVHGSTKDKVSHFFSTSNPLLFRFKMAQQIKDINNRLDKVAENRHKFSLQIIDVDTRVVHRRDMTHSRVSDSDVIGRKHDKEKIIELLMQQNLNDDDTSLSVIPIVGIGGLGKTILAKFVFNDNRIQECFPLRIWVCVSDDFDIKQLIIKIINSANDVDVPPHQQNLNMLDLEQLQNQLKSKLSGKKFLLVLDDVWNEDRVKWVELRNLIQVGAAGSKVVVTTRSHSIASMMGTVPSHILESLSEEESLSLFVKWAFKEGEEEKHPHLVNIGREIVKKCKGVPLAVRTVGSLLFSKFEDSEWEYVSDSEIWNLPQKKDDILPALKLSYDLMPSYLRQCFALFSLYPKDYLFDSNEIVAIWGSLGLIALPKTNRTLEDVANQYLHELLSRSFLQDFQNFGTSYNFRIHDLVHDLALFVAKDECXYVSSNIQXIXENVRHLSFAESSLFDNLVXKKSAAVRTVRFPNGAGGANGETILNTCLSKFKCLRVLXLXGSXFETLPXXIAKMKHLRYLDISHNLKIKRLPDSICKLQSLQVLXXSXCXEXEVLPKGLRKLISIRYLKFSTKQTILPVNEIXXLXSLEXLXXXSCHNVESXFGGVKFPSLKTLXVXNCXSLKSXSLDGQNFPXLEXLXVENCXNLXLXLXKGDXEEESPKLKLKLVLFISLPQLVGLPKWVQEAANSLGCLVVSNCDNIETLPDWLPTLTNLKSLYLVGCPNLASLSDNIHHLTALETLKIEDCANLYKKYEPNVGEFWPKISHIKDIVIHEP